Within Limanda limanda chromosome 1, fLimLim1.1, whole genome shotgun sequence, the genomic segment TAGTAACCTGTAGCTATAGTGCAGTACAGTTTAGTAGAAAGTCTAATAGTGCTGCAGTACAATGTAGTAGTATGGTAGTACAGTGTAATGGTACTGCAGTACAGTAGTTAAAATACTGACATTGTATTGTACTACAGTGGTGCTGCAACACAATGCAACAGAATAACATTACCACAGTCtgacattatattattatactatTATTACAGTGCTACAGTAAGATAAGACTTATTAATCCTGAAGGAAGTTCTGGTGCCAGCTTGCTCCTGTATCACAGTAAAGAATAATATATAGTAGAATAGAAAACAGCggggagagacacagaaaaaagGAGTTTAAAATATAAGTCAAGATAAAAATAGTAAACAATATATAAGTGtattaaaattgaataaaatgaaGTGTTAACTAAATAATGAAGAAGCAGTGCCTATAAGTAGACATTATTAGAAATGAGAATAAGATCAGTTAAACTAGACAGATAAACGAATACTCTTCTAAAATGGCAGTAAGtagaaagaaaaatattgaGTATTGCACATGATGTGGAATCAATATGATGAtgtcaaaaacaataatatgACACAAATTGCCAAGAGTGGTGTTATTGCACATGAAAAAGAAATAGCTGCATAATCTTGCACTTCCACTGTTGTTGAAATGAAGTGTCTGATTGTTATCTGTGGCCCTCCAGTATTAACGTACCACAGCATACCAGCGTTACAATACCAGTGTTACTGTACTACAGTACCACTCaacgtgttgtgtgtttcaggtcagCCGTGGCTCTTCCATCATGGCGGCGGCGTCGTACGACCAGCTGCTGAGACAAGTGGAGGTTTTAAAGATGGAGAACTCCAACCTGAGACAAGAACTGCAGGACAACTCCAACCACCTGACCAAGCTCGAGTCGGAGGCGTGCAACATGAAGGTCAGTGCtgacagggggcgctgttctgCTCAGAgtcagctggggggggggtttctgccGTCTCTAAACCATAGACGTCAGTGTTTCTCTCCCTCAGTCACGCGCTCTGATCTTCAGAATGAGCTGGTTGTTGTTCAGGCTGaggcgtgtgtgtctgtgtgtgtctgtgtgtgtctgtgtgtgtctgtgtgtgtgtgtctgtgtgtgtgtgtctgtgtgtgtgtgtctgtgtgtttgaggatCTTGGGTTTGACACACAGGACTCTGGAATCCTGTCAGAGTGAGCGTTCTGTCCTCTGTGACCATCTTTTTGACTCTTCTGTCCTTCAGTTAGTCGTTTCTTTCATTCTtctttcagtgttttcttttttctttattttcctctcgtcatctgtttttcctctcccgTCTTTCCCCCTGTTTTTCTTTGGGTCATTACTTTTCTccccttttgtctttttttcaatctGCTATTTTAATTGTCTTTGTTAAAATGAGTTTTACTGTTTTCCTTCAgtttatcttttttgttttatattttttcagtttctttttcttttttgtgttgtaGTCTTATTGTTCTTGTCGTCAGTGATTCCGTCCTTCCTCCTCAAACatacagtcacttcctgtttcctgtttcccttttcctgttttgtgtGGATGAGTAGCAAACAGAGTGAGTGTTGTTACTTTCATCATGTCGCTGTTTGAGCGCTGTCGTTTCATCGTGGTGAGTTCCTTTAACTTGACGAGAGAGAATATGTGAGAGACTCTCTCAcatattcataaacacacacaaagggaatGTTTATGAATCAGTTTATTGTTCTTCTTTTTATCAGCTGATGATTCTTTAtctttattgacattttaaagcCTGTGTCTTAATAGAATATTAAAGCTTCTCTGTGTTGCCCCTTATTGTTACTTAGAAACCGGTGACGTCACAGCGGTGACCTGTGATGTCACTCTGTACCAcctttattttctcctcttgtaaaacaggaagtgctgaagcagctgcagggcACCATAGAAGAAGAGTCTGGAGAAACGTCTGGATCTCAGCTGGAGCTCATCGAAAGACTGAAAGGTGAAGAACACACATAGAACACAAAcgtataaaaaacacacactctcatggAAACAAAGACAAGTAGAACACTAATATATCTAACAAACATACGTTTACATATAAACATTCACCACATCTTAAACATGAAGGTCATGTCTGTCTTCCAGAGATGAGCATGGACGCTGCAGGTTTTAAAGCCAGGTCCAGGCCTCCTCTTCAGCCCTCGTCCTCTTCCAGCTCGGCCTCCTCTGGGTCCGGGACCCCTGGAGGTGCAGCTGGGGGTCCTCAGGGCACCGCCCCCTTCCCCAGGAGAGGGCTGACATCTGCGGGTAGAGATGGCCACGACCGCtgtctggaggagctggagaaagaaAGGTAACTCTACTTATTACAGCTGTTGCCTCTGTTGTACTGTTACACACTGAGCACCAGGGGGAGCTGCAGAGCGATATCATGATTGTGCTGATAGTGTCAGCTGATAGTGTCAGCTGATAGtgtcagctgcttcctgtcacaTGATCCATCTGCTGCTGGTTTGTTGCTCGGCTCGTTGCTGTTATGGCATTGTTCTGTCAGTAGGGGGCAGAGTTAATGAGTATGAACCCTTTACAACACATGTAAAGTTAGAAAAGAGATGAAACCTGAATCATCATCTCACTGAACATGTTTCATGGATCTGTCTATGTCCTGGAATCGTCTGTGTACGTAGTTAATCAAGTGTCTGCTCTGTGATTGGATGCTGCTTTTGCcctgcccgcccccccccctccttccatGTTCTGCCCAGTGATTGGTTCTTGCTCATTTACAGGTCTCTGTTATTGGgtgagctggagaaggaggagaaggagaaggactGGTATTACGCTCAGTTGCAGAACCTGACAAAGAGGATCGACAGTCTTCCTCTCACAGAGAACGTGAGAACATGTTCCCTTTCATTTACTAGTCAAGCAAAACAACAgttcccatgatcctctgctgctCAGGCTGGGCCCTTCACTGCTTTATATGTGATCCAGTTAAAGCTTAATAGGACTCCGACTCCCAGGGTGCATTTCACTGTCTAGCCGCCGATGACAGtggctgttgttgtttcagtTCACGCTGCAGACGGACATGAGTCGTCGTCAGCTGGAGTTTGAGGCTCGTCAGATCCGCTCAGcgatggaggagcagctgggCTCCTgtcaggagatggagaggagagctCAGGTAACTTCTCACTTTAactgtcacttggactcaaggtcaaaggtcagcttgacctcacaaaacatttTTGGCCACAACTCTGGtattaatgataatattaataataataattcactgagtcatgaacgtgtgtgtgttttcaggcgcGTGTGTCCCGTATTCAACAGATAGAAAAGGACATCCTGAGACTCGGAGCTCGACTCGAGGTAACCTCACCTGTTCTGTGACCTCATTGTGTGACCTGTGACATCATCCTGTGGTTCAGACTTTCACCGGGTCCTTCTCTCTCTACAGGAGGAGGGATCTCAGGGGGCGAGCGACAGCAGCGGACTGACGCTCAGCGCTCAGGTGAACTTTCTGCTTCCTCTTGTTGTTTGGACGTTTCTCTCGGCTCGATCCTTGAAcctgtttctttctcctccagagCTCCAGCAGTCGATTGGACCAAGAACCTGCCAATGAAACAAACTACTCTGTGCCTCGACGAATCACCAGTCACCTTGGAACCAAGGTGAGAATTCTGCCTGGCAACTGTGCCCCGAAATGTTTCACCTGTGTGGAAAGAGGTCTGCTGACACAgtgtcgccccctgcaggtggaGATGGTGTACAGTCTTCTGTCAATGCTCGGGACTCATGATAAAGACGACATGTCGCGGACGCTTCTCGCCATGTCCAGCTCACAGGACTCGTGCATCGCCATGCGTCAGTCCGGCTGTCTGCCGCTGCTCATCCAACTGCTGCACGGCAACGACAAGGACTCCCTGCTGCTAGGTAACCATGTGGTGTTCCGTCATCGGTAACGCCCCCTCCTCAACCTTTTATTTACTAATGAATTAACGTTGTAAATCTTCCCTTTGCTCAGGTAACTCCCGCGGCAGTAAGGAGGCCCGTGCCCGGGCGTCAGCGGCGCTGCACAACATAGTTCACAGTCAACCGGACGACAAGCGAGGGCGGCGTGAGATCAGAGTGCTCCATCTGCTGGAGCAGGTGCGTCATTACTGTGAGGCCTGTTGGAGCTGGCAGGAGAACCACGAGAGGGGCGTCGACCAGGAGGACAATCCCAGTGAGTGATGTTACACAGCCACTAACCAACCAGAGAGCAGGATTCAACACTGTACTATATAAatgagtgtttgtgtaactttgtgTGTCCAGTGCCGTCTCCAGTCGACCATCAGATCTGTCCGGCCGTCTGTGTTCTCATGAAACTTTCCTTCGATGAGGAACATCGACACGCGATGAACGAACTTGGTGAGTTTAACAACTGCTGATCATCATATTCACTGACAGTAGGTGTCACACCAGCGATTGGGACTggttctcctctctgtccttttgGTTGACACTCATGTGTCTTCTGGTCCCTGCAGGTGGTCTGCAGGCCGTGGCcgagctgctgcaggtggacTGTGAGATGTTCGGTCTGAGCAGCGATCATTACAGCGTCACTCTGCGGAGATACGCCGGCATGGGACTCACCAACCTGACCTTCGGAGATGTGGCCAATAAGGTTTGGTCTCGTGTTCATGACTGATCAATatgtgtgaaatgttttaacttttcattgattttaaaggtgtcgtctgtttcctgttattattgttattatttttaatataaatgatTCGTCGACACTCACACAAAGTGAATCTGTGACATTTAATGTTTGtaatttatttgatcatttctgatcttgtggttttatttgtattattctaAGCTCAATAACCAATCAGATCACAGCATCTTGATTGATTTCCCATCAGGCAACACTCTGCTCCATGAAGGGCTGCATGAGAGCGATGGTCGCTCAGCTGAAGTCTGAGAGTGAAGACCTGCAACAGGTATGTTCACCTGTCACCTCAGCAACCACATGGCACCTGTCGCCATGGTAACCAGTGTGAGTGACTGACTGTGTTTTATCCTTTCACTTCAGGTGATAGCAAGCGTTTTGAGGAACTTGTCGTGGCGTGCTGATGTCAACAGTAAGAAGACGCTTCGAGAGGTCGGCAGCGTGCGAGCGCTGATGGGCTGCGCCCTCGAAGTGCAGAAGGTGAATAAAccataaatatatttgtttgttgtcatgATGTGAACTGAGCCTCCTCGCAAAcacttattttcttcttctacatcaGGAGTCGACGCTGAAGTCTGTGCTGAGTGCGCTCTGGAACCTGTCGGCTCACTGTACGGAAAACAAGGCGGACATCTGTGCAGTGGACGGCGCTCTGGCCTTTCTAGTTGGAACTCTGACTCACcgcagccacacaaacacactcgccATCATCGAGAGCGGTGGCGGCATCCTGCGGAATGTGTCCAGTCTCATTGCCACCAACGAGGCGCACAGGTAAAAAATAACTGAAACCAGAGAAAACAAGCAGATTACTGCAGATCCTCCATTCTGACCCTTCatcttctgcttcctctgtgtCGTCTTACAGGCAAATCCTGCGTGAGCACGGTTGCCTGCCGACTCTGCTGCAGCACCTCAAGTCTCACAGTCTGACCATCGTGTCCAACGCTTGCGGGACGCTATGGAACCTGTCGGCTCGAGACGCCAAAGACCAAGAGGCGTTATGGGAGCTGGGCGCTGTGGGCATGCTTCGTAATCTCATTCACTCCCGCCACAAAATGATCGCCATGGGCAGCGCCGCCGCCCTGCGCAACCTAATGGCCAACCGCCCGGCACGCTACAAGGATGCCAGCGTGGTGTCGCCAGGCGCTGGCGCCCCCTCTCTGCATGCCCGCAAACAGAAAGCATTATTCGAGGAGCTGGACGCACAGCAGCTGTCCGAAACATTCGACAACATTGACAACCTGAGCCCCAAGGCAGCTCACAGAAAGGGGAGGGGCTGTAATGGCACCGGAGTGGGAGGGAGCACAACTCGCTCGTATGCCAACACCCCGGTGCTGTCGAGCCCAAAAAACGGAGACGGATCAAAGAGGATGGGGGAGGAAACTTCTTACCCTCGGCCGATATTCCCGCCCAACGTCCGAGCGTCCAGCGACAGCCTCAACAGCGTGACGAGCGCCGACGGCTACGGCAACCGCGGAAAGACCAAACCATCAGCTGAACCGTTCTACTCGTCAGACGAGAGTGGAGCCAACAAGTGCTGCGTCTACAGGAAGTACCCGGCCGACCTCGCCCACAAGATCCGCAGCGCCAACCACATGGCGGACGACGACGGCGGGGAGCTGGACACGCCCATCAACTACAGCCTGAAGTACTCTGACGAACAGCTGAATTCTGGGAGACAGAGTCCGAGTCACCGCGGTGGGATTGAGAGTGACGATGATGATGTGCAGGACGccagactgaggaggaggaatgacTGTAGCGAGTCGGCGACAGGCAGCAGCCGAATGGCGTCCGCCCCCCCGCCACGCTACGTAGTTGTCTCTGGAACATCAACCTACAGCGGAGACGCAACCATCGAGCAGCCGATCGACTACAGTCTGAAGTACGGCACAGATTCAACCAGCAAACCGCTGTTCAAGTCAGAAGAGAACACCGCCCCCACCCTGGCCCCCCCTTCATCCACCTCCACTAGCAAGCTCCGCCCCGCTCCCCCAGCCAATCGGGTTGTGCCAAAAAGTCACCAAGAGTCGACGCAGACGTACTGTGTGGAGGACACGCCCATCTGTTTCTCCAGAGGCAGTTCACTGTCGTCTCTGTCAtccgaggaggacgaggacggtGATGTCATCGTAAGAAAGAGGCGCGGTGGAAGTGTGGTCAGCGGCGTCGGGGGCAACGATTACCCAACGCTTCCTGTTGGCGATAAAGACGGACACGAGGAGCAACAGCAGCGGCCGCAGAAGGAGGCGGAGAGCCAAACTGCCTCCGCTCCCTCCTCACGGGGGCGGCGTAGTCATCACCACCACGGCCACgcccaccaccatcaccaccaccacgtGGCACTATCATCCGGTAACAGGACTCCGAAAAGCCCCCCCGAGCAGCAGTACGCTCAGGAGACGCCACTGATGTTCAGCCGCTGCACATCGGTCAGCTCCCTGGACAGCTTCTCCACGTCCTCCATTGCCAGCTCTGTACGCTCCAGTGAGCCCAGCGGCGTTCCAAGTGGCGTGGTGAGTCCCAGCGACCTGCCCGACAGCCCCGGACAGACGATGCCTCCGAGCCGCGCCAagacgccgccgccgccgtcgTCAATGCAGAAGACCGAGGAGGCGGCCAAGAAGAAGGACGAAGAAGAGAGCAGCGctgacgtcctgctgcactttGCCACCGAGAGCACGCCGCACGGCTTCTCCCAAGCGTCCAGTCTGAGCGCGCTCAGTCTGGACGAGCCGTACATCGCGgcagagatgaagaagaaaggcgaggaggtgcagcagaggAGCACAGACCGGAAGGTGGAGGAAGCAGCAGAACCCATCCTCGACCAATCAGACGATGACGACGACATTGAGATCCTGGAGGCCTGCATCAACATGGCGATGCCCAAGTCGTCCCGGAAACCAAAGAAACAGCAACATGCGGTGCCACGGAAACCCAGCCAGCTTCCTGTCTACAAGCTCCTCCCCCCTCAGACCCGCCCccaatcacagcagaggaaGGACATGCCCCCACCGGAGGAGGTGCCTAGAGTTTACTGCGTGGAGGGAACACCGCTCAACTTCTCCACCGCCACTTCGCTCAGCGACCTCACCATCGACTCCCCGCCCAATGAGGAGGCAGTACCGGCTGTCATCCCTGTAGGACCGCCCACCTCCGCCCAGAGGAGGCGAGCCGGTCTCCCTGAAGGAGAGAATGGTGACGACATCCTCGCCGAGTGCATCAGCGCGGCCATGCCGAAAGCCAAACCAAGGAAACCAATCAGGATGACATCAAACAGTGAGCACCTGCAAGccccgcccctccctcctcctcttcctccttccatcccGCCTCCTCTCAGCTTTCAGCAGCACAAGAAGAAACCCACGTCGCCTGTGAAGCCGATGCCCCAGAGGGTTCCGCACAGCGTCGCCGCGGCAACGACCAACAAAGCAAAACCAGGGTTCACCTTCGACTCGCCGAGACACTACACCCCCATCGAAGGAACGCCATGCTGCTTCTCACGCAACGACTCGCTGAGCTCTCTCGACTTCGATGAAGACGAAGGTGGTGCCTGTGAGAAGGacgaagaggaaaagaaaacacaagaagaagaaggcaggaagaggaagcagcagacGGCAGCCGTCTTCCCTCGGACCAAACCCTCGACCAATCAGATGACGACAGACGAGAAGCAGAAGTTTTCCATCGAGGACACGCCCGTCTGCTTCTCCAGGAACTCCTCGCTGAGCTCGCTGAGCGACATCGACCaggagaacaacaacaaagagtTCGCTCCGCCGGCGCCGCCCGAGCAGCAAGAGGGAGGGAACCCAGGAACcaagtctcctcctcctccgcaagTGGAGTCAAAGCCCCGCCCCAGCGGCTACGCCCCCATAGCGTTCCACGTGGAGGACACGCCCGTCTGCTTCTCCAGGAACTCGTCGCTCAGCTCGCTCAGCATCGACTCTGAGGACGACCTGCTGCAGGAGTGCATCAGCTCCGCCATgcccaagaagaagaagaaagccgccgccgccgctgtcAGCACGCCACATCCTGTTTCCAAAGACAACGACAGCATTCTGGCCGAGGAGGAACCTTCTGAGGCTCCGAGAAGCCCCGCCTCTCCTGACTCGGAGTCGTTTGATTGGAAGGCGATCCAAGAAGGTGCAAACTCGATTGTCAGCAGCCTAAACGCCGCCGCTGCTGCCTCGCCACTGTCCCGCCAGCCGTCATCAGACTCAGACTCTGTCCTCTCCCTCAAGTCCGTGGGCTCACCGTTCCGCCTCCTGACAGCCAATAACAATGCagatgaggagatggaggagatggaggagatggaggagaaggaggagaaggaggagaaggaggagaaggaggatgtgAAGCGTGGAGCCAAGGTCCTGAAGCCGGGAGAGCGCAGCACTCtggagacgaagaagaagaaaaaggaagaggaagaggaggaggaggcgaaggCTCTGAGAGGCGGGAAGAAGGTTTACAGGAGTCTCATCACAGGAAAGCCAAGGGGCGAGCCAGCAGCCAGGGGGCGGAGCAAACCAAGAGCTGCAGCCATAGCCAAAGCTCCGGGCAGCGGCGATGACAGAGGAGGCAACTCGTCTCGGGACTCCACGCCGTCTCGCTCCTCAGCAGGAGCCAATCAGAAGGGAGGAAAACTGTCACAGCTGCCACGCACAGCGTCTCCAGGAAGTGCGTCGTCATCATCAGCCTCCAGACCGGCCAAGCAGAGCGTGACAGCAAGAAatggtggcggcggcggcatCCCGAGAAGCGAGTCTGCGTCAAGGGTCAGCGGCTCCGCGACAAAGAAGCAGAAGGCGGAGCCTGAGAAGCCGACGCTCGTCCGGCAGTCGACCTTCATCAAAGAAGCTCCGAGTCCGACACTGAAGAGGAAGCTGGAAGAATccgcggcggcagcagcagccgcgACAGAGTCGCCGTCCAGTCCTGATGCTCCGCTACAGCCAACCTCCAGGAAACACGACATCAACCGCTCTCACTCTGAGAGTCCCTCACGCCCACAGGAAGTGACGTCATCACGCTTCAGCCGCAATGGCACCTGGAAGCGTGAGAACAGTGGCAGTGCAGGAGGAGGGAATGGAGGTAAACACTCTACGTCGCTGCCACGCGTGGGGACATGGAAACGGACGGGGAGCTCATCGTCCGTGCTGTCGGCGTCATCGGAGTCCAGCGACAAGGGGCGGAGCGAGGAAGAGGGCGTGGCCAGGTCCAAGGGGACATGGAGGAAAGCAAAGAGTAACGCAGACTCGGCCAGTCGCAGCTTTATAGAGAAACCGGAGGATGTGTGGGTTCGTCTGGAGGACTGTCCCGTCAACAACCcacgctcctcctcctcctgctcaacCCGCTCGCCCACGACCCCCAACGCCCCGCCCATCATCGACAGCCCCGTCCCCTGCAagatcccctcctcctcctcgtcctgctCCTCAAACCTGAACCTGCGGCGCAGCTGTGAAAGTCTGGACGACAAACCGCTGCCACCCGAACGCCAACAGCCGCAGCAGCCGAGGGGGACGCCACGCAGCGGCGCCGTGGCTGCTCGGGTCAGCCCCTTCAATTACACCCCGAGCCCGAGGAAGGGCAGCACTGaggtcaccaccaccacccccaccacaACGCCATCCAGCACAACATCGTCATCAACGACCCCCACACGGCCTTCACTCATCCCCACCCCCGTCACCAAGAAACGGGAGCCAaagggtggagagggggggggcagcagcggcggcagcagtGGTGGCGAGCGCGGCTCTTACATCGTGACGTCAGTGTGAACAATTTGGACACAAAATGGACGTCTCCGTTGACAACAAGTGTAAATATGGAGAGAAAAGTGTACAGGAAGTGAGTCTGTATTTAAGTGCTAGCCCCTCCCCCTCTGCTGTCAAGTTTTTATACCACTGAAATTATGTGTAGCGCTTAGCCCCgccctctctgcctgtgtcccTGCATGGCCCTGCCCCCACTCTTAACGATGATGGTAACCATGGTGACAGATGTTTgttcataaattatttttaattcactCAAAACTGTCAATTGTTTTTCCTCCGACAGACCTGAACGTcaagacttttttatttttgttcattgAAAACTTTTCTGAATGAAATCAGactcaatgttttttcttctcacgactaaattgtaaaaatgtttaaaagtttGTGAGTTTGACGAAAAGTTCCTGAGAAATCTGCTGGCTGACAACTTCCTGCTCTGTGTTGCCTTGGAAACAAATAACACTGTAAAACATAAGTTATTGCTGTAAAACTTTGAACGTTGAAgcacataaaatgtaaaactaatGATTTTTGCCAAAAAGTTTTTCATGTTCTCATtaattttcactgtttttatttctggagaaaaaaaaactttttggtgaaagtgatgaaaaataaaattcaacatTTTAGGATCAAAAGTTTCtttgatgtttgtttctgtgaatatatataaagttgttttgaatgtgCGAAGGTTCTAAAGGGACTCGAGCGAACATGACAAGGTTTGTCAGGTTTCAAGGCCTCAGCTGATTGGATAAATCGTTGTTGTAGCTCCTCCCTCTAGTATTATGACACTTCCAACTTATTTATTCAAAGTTTCCACTTATGTTCGTTTCGTTCGAATATCttaatttgtttaaattatCAGATCTCATTTATATAAGCTGAGACTTGTCTCGAAATGCTGATGCAGTTAATTCGAATATTAGAGTTAATCATTgataattaacttttattaaGAGGTTATTCCTCCACTTTCACATCAAagtttttttccaaaatattaGCTTAAAGTGGAGTTGACTTGAATTTAATCGGCATTTGTAAAGTAATACAGAGACTTTCCATCAGTAacagtaaaatgaaaagaacaaacaaatgaataacatacacacatctTATTCTGAAACCGTATTTCCTGTCAGACAAAAACCTCCATCACTATTGGTTGTCGAACTTcttttgagcttttattttgaaagtgctTCCTGTATGTAAAGCTGGGGATATTATTTTCAGTTaaaattttaaaacaacagtgaaagaacatcaacatttcattcattaaacaaCATCCTTTTGATTTTCAAtgttaaaaaattaaattttttttttatttatttgcctttatttaaccaggtaGGCCCCGTTGAGATACAATGACCTATTGTACAAGGGAAGCCaagacagcagcatacaaaaaaaatatcaacaatcacaagacacacagaaatcacacaacacagataaaatacatttaaaaaaaaatatatatatgtaaaaccaaagttaaaaaaagaacaaacaaacaaacatgatgcCAGAGAAAAGTGAATTGATGTCTTCATCAAAATGAGTATCCAGCTGTCCTCTgtcagtttttgttttactttgacagCACAGACGGGAAGTGGGATTGTGATGCTgtgacgtcacttcctgtcggtgccCTCTGTCTCGGGAATGGAAATTCAGAAGGTAAGAACCTGATCGACCAATGATCGATTCTATCTGATCAGTGCTGAGGTCGAGTCCCATAGAGAACAcgtggagagacagaggggggggggcgactgaCAGCTacccccccctgtctctctctctctctctctctctctccccccccctctctctctctctcttcctggcTGCTCCGCTTCTCTCTGGTCGAGTCTGTATCAAAGTGAATCTATTGATCAGCAGATCGTGGATTATTTCTGATCACGTGATAACTCCACGTCGTTCAGTGTCTGTGTAACTCGACCGCTGTcataccccccccacccccccccccaacacacacacacacacacacgtcaatcGATGTTGTCTAAATAAAGTGTTGATCAATAAAGGAACTTATACAGATACTCGATTGATTATCGATGAGTCCGATTGGACGTTTTCAGGTGAATCTGTCTGGATGATATGATTGGTTGTTCATCGATGATGTCATAAACAGGATGTTGAGGAGAGTGATGATTGGTCTAGATGTGGTGAGGGCAgagctgtgtctctgtgtgtgtcacatgatgtcaCATGACGTCAGCTGTTGTATTGTATTCATATCTGAACAGATGTCATCACTGTTACTGGGTTTCTATGGGAACATCAGATtcgttgtgttttttttgtgtcgtCCTGTTTTTAATCaggtgtgttgtgttattgtgtgtctgaTGAACAGGAAGCTCTGCGCAGGATCATCAGCACGTTAGCCAATAAGAATAAAGAGCTCCATAACTTCCTGGAGACAGTTGACAACACTCTGACGGGACTGCAGGTCAGACACTGATTGGCTCAGAGAGTTGGGAAcaaatgaacatttaaaaaccatTAAAGTAAACTTTTTACAAAC encodes:
- the apc gene encoding adenomatous polyposis coli protein, with protein sequence MAAASYDQLLRQVEVLKMENSNLRQELQDNSNHLTKLESEACNMKEVLKQLQGTIEEESGETSGSQLELIERLKEMSMDAAGFKARSRPPLQPSSSSSSASSGSGTPGGAAGGPQGTAPFPRRGLTSAGRDGHDRCLEELEKERSLLLGELEKEEKEKDWYYAQLQNLTKRIDSLPLTENFTLQTDMSRRQLEFEARQIRSAMEEQLGSCQEMERRAQARVSRIQQIEKDILRLGARLEEEGSQGASDSSGLTLSAQSSSSRLDQEPANETNYSVPRRITSHLGTKVEMVYSLLSMLGTHDKDDMSRTLLAMSSSQDSCIAMRQSGCLPLLIQLLHGNDKDSLLLGNSRGSKEARARASAALHNIVHSQPDDKRGRREIRVLHLLEQVRHYCEACWSWQENHERGVDQEDNPMPSPVDHQICPAVCVLMKLSFDEEHRHAMNELGGLQAVAELLQVDCEMFGLSSDHYSVTLRRYAGMGLTNLTFGDVANKATLCSMKGCMRAMVAQLKSESEDLQQVIASVLRNLSWRADVNSKKTLREVGSVRALMGCALEVQKESTLKSVLSALWNLSAHCTENKADICAVDGALAFLVGTLTHRSHTNTLAIIESGGGILRNVSSLIATNEAHRQILREHGCLPTLLQHLKSHSLTIVSNACGTLWNLSARDAKDQEALWELGAVGMLRNLIHSRHKMIAMGSAAALRNLMANRPARYKDASVVSPGAGAPSLHARKQKALFEELDAQQLSETFDNIDNLSPKAAHRKGRGCNGTGVGGSTTRSYANTPVLSSPKNGDGSKRMGEETSYPRPIFPPNVRASSDSLNSVTSADGYGNRGKTKPSAEPFYSSDESGANKCCVYRKYPADLAHKIRSANHMADDDGGELDTPINYSLKYSDEQLNSGRQSPSHRGGIESDDDDVQDARLRRRNDCSESATGSSRMASAPPPRYVVVSGTSTYSGDATIEQPIDYSLKYGTDSTSKPLFKSEENTAPTLAPPSSTSTSKLRPAPPANRVVPKSHQESTQTYCVEDTPICFSRGSSLSSLSSEEDEDGDVIVRKRRGGSVVSGVGGNDYPTLPVGDKDGHEEQQQRPQKEAESQTASAPSSRGRRSHHHHGHAHHHHHHHVALSSGNRTPKSPPEQQYAQETPLMFSRCTSVSSLDSFSTSSIASSVRSSEPSGVPSGVVSPSDLPDSPGQTMPPSRAKTPPPPSSMQKTEEAAKKKDEEESSADVLLHFATESTPHGFSQASSLSALSLDEPYIAAEMKKKGEEVQQRSTDRKVEEAAEPILDQSDDDDDIEILEACINMAMPKSSRKPKKQQHAVPRKPSQLPVYKLLPPQTRPQSQQRKDMPPPEEVPRVYCVEGTPLNFSTATSLSDLTIDSPPNEEAVPAVIPVGPPTSAQRRRAGLPEGENGDDILAECISAAMPKAKPRKPIRMTSNSEHLQAPPLPPPLPPSIPPPLSFQQHKKKPTSPVKPMPQRVPHSVAAATTNKAKPGFTFDSPRHYTPIEGTPCCFSRNDSLSSLDFDEDEGGACEKDEEEKKTQEEEGRKRKQQTAAVFPRTKPSTNQMTTDEKQKFSIEDTPVCFSRNSSLSSLSDIDQENNNKEFAPPAPPEQQEGGNPGTKSPPPPQVESKPRPSGYAPIAFHVEDTPVCFSRNSSLSSLSIDSEDDLLQECISSAMPKKKKKAAAAAVSTPHPVSKDNDSILAEEEPSEAPRSPASPDSESFDWKAIQEGANSIVSSLNAAAAASPLSRQPSSDSDSVLSLKSVGSPFRLLTANNNADEEMEEMEEMEEKEEKEEKEEKEDVKRGAKVLKPGERSTLETKKKKKEEEEEEEAKALRGGKKVYRSLITGKPRGEPAARGRSKPRAAAIAKAPGSGDDRGGNSSRDSTPSRSSAGANQKGGKLSQLPRTASPGSASSSSASRPAKQSVTARNGGGGGIPRSESASRVSGSATKKQKAEPEKPTLVRQSTFIKEAPSPTLKRKLEESAAAAAAATESPSSPDAPLQPTSRKHDINRSHSESPSRPQEVTSSRFSRNGTWKRENSGSAGGGNGGKHSTSLPRVGTWKRTGSSSSVLSASSESSDKGRSEEEGVARSKGTWRKAKSNADSASRSFIEKPEDVWVRLEDCPVNNPRSSSSCSTRSPTTPNAPPIIDSPVPCKIPSSSSSCSSNLNLRRSCESLDDKPLPPERQQPQQPRGTPRSGAVAARVSPFNYTPSPRKGSTEVTTTTPTTTPSSTTSSSTTPTRPSLIPTPVTKKREPKGGEGGGSSGGSSGGERGSYIVTSV